In a single window of the Pontibacter russatus genome:
- a CDS encoding ABC transporter permease yields the protein MYRNYFKTAYRHLLRHRGFTFINISGLALGITACLLIGLFVYDELQYDKFLPEGDRVYRVYNDKSAEEAGEILAVVPPMFGTSLEQSVPETETVTRILMLQFDAKNLVDYGEKSIYEIGRFYVDPTFFEVFQLPFIYGSPEKALDDPSSIVISDAFSERVFGDVNPVGKEVSVNKLPYIVRGVFSTSERFHLPVNFILPMAAAELDAERMKSWSWQQFYTYVKLREWADPQAAQAKLRDIVKKQIDPDRNVPYQYRPFLQPLHEVYLYSSAFKYNRFNQGNITYVKALSTIAVFILLIACFNFVNLATAKSTQRAKEVGVRKAVGASRGQLMLQFLGETVLLTLVSVVFAAALASLLLPSLNAFTGKGMTFNVFTHPSLLLLLLGLTLLVGILAGLYPALVLSGFRPVKVLKSAVVIDSSIGKIQWLRHGLIVVQFALSIFLIICAMIVYRQVSYLHNKDLGFNKDQIMFFQMRGENMFENYETFKNELKKGPGIQEVSIGYGFPGDATAGDRVIVPKGGEQVHHGVTLLMVDFDYLGTLDMKVVAGRPFSKEFKTDADQAYIINETAVRELGYGTPEKALGQPLLWPTWDNQDSLREGKIIGVVQDFHVASLYDKVEPTVLQIYPGANVKVAVKIGSGNLAASIAHVKEVWDKFSPDYPIEYIFMDDNFQKMYEAEDKLKSLLTIFTGIAIFVACMGLFGLAAYAAERRKKEIGIRKVMGAETSSIVALLSRDFLKLVVVAALIAFPLAWYAMRQWLQDFAYRIDIPVWVFIVAGMVAALLAFLTISYQAIRAATANPVMNLRME from the coding sequence ATGTACCGGAACTACTTCAAAACCGCTTACAGGCACCTGCTCCGCCACAGGGGCTTCACCTTCATCAATATCTCCGGCCTGGCTTTAGGCATCACCGCCTGCCTGCTCATCGGGCTGTTTGTGTACGACGAACTGCAGTACGACAAGTTTCTGCCGGAAGGCGACCGGGTATACCGCGTCTACAACGACAAGTCGGCCGAGGAAGCCGGTGAGATTTTAGCGGTGGTCCCCCCGATGTTCGGGACATCGCTGGAGCAAAGCGTTCCGGAGACGGAGACCGTTACGCGCATCCTGATGCTGCAGTTTGATGCAAAGAACCTGGTGGACTACGGAGAGAAGAGCATCTACGAAATAGGCCGCTTCTACGTCGACCCGACCTTTTTCGAGGTTTTCCAGCTTCCGTTTATATATGGCTCCCCGGAAAAAGCGTTGGATGATCCTTCCTCTATCGTTATCTCGGATGCTTTTTCTGAGCGGGTTTTCGGCGATGTAAATCCTGTCGGGAAAGAAGTGTCTGTCAACAAGCTGCCGTACATTGTCAGGGGCGTGTTCAGTACCTCAGAGCGTTTTCACCTGCCTGTCAACTTTATACTCCCGATGGCGGCCGCGGAACTGGATGCCGAGCGCATGAAAAGCTGGAGCTGGCAGCAGTTCTATACCTATGTGAAACTCCGGGAATGGGCTGACCCGCAGGCAGCGCAGGCCAAACTCCGCGACATTGTTAAAAAGCAGATTGACCCGGACAGGAACGTGCCTTATCAATACCGCCCCTTCCTGCAGCCCCTGCACGAGGTGTACCTGTACTCATCAGCCTTCAAGTACAACCGTTTCAACCAGGGCAACATTACCTATGTGAAGGCCCTGAGCACCATTGCTGTTTTCATATTGCTCATTGCCTGCTTCAACTTTGTGAACCTGGCCACCGCCAAGTCGACGCAGCGCGCCAAAGAAGTGGGCGTCAGGAAGGCGGTAGGGGCCAGCCGGGGGCAGCTCATGCTGCAGTTTTTAGGAGAGACGGTGCTGCTCACGCTCGTCAGCGTCGTATTCGCCGCGGCCCTTGCCTCGCTGCTGCTGCCCTCGCTCAATGCCTTCACGGGGAAGGGAATGACTTTCAACGTGTTTACGCATCCGTCGCTTCTGCTGCTGTTGCTTGGCCTGACGCTGCTGGTGGGTATTCTGGCGGGGCTGTATCCGGCGCTGGTGCTGTCGGGTTTCAGGCCTGTAAAGGTGCTGAAGAGCGCCGTGGTGATAGACAGCAGCATTGGCAAGATTCAGTGGCTGCGGCATGGGCTGATCGTGGTGCAGTTTGCCCTGTCTATTTTCCTGATCATCTGTGCCATGATTGTATACAGGCAGGTGTCTTACCTGCACAACAAAGACCTTGGATTCAACAAAGACCAGATCATGTTCTTCCAGATGCGGGGAGAAAACATGTTCGAGAATTACGAAACCTTCAAAAACGAACTGAAAAAGGGGCCAGGCATACAGGAGGTGTCTATCGGTTACGGCTTTCCGGGCGATGCGACGGCCGGCGACAGAGTCATCGTGCCGAAAGGCGGGGAGCAGGTACACCACGGCGTCACGCTGCTGATGGTGGACTTCGACTACCTCGGCACGCTGGATATGAAGGTGGTGGCGGGGAGGCCCTTCTCAAAGGAGTTCAAAACAGATGCCGACCAGGCTTATATCATTAATGAGACGGCCGTACGGGAACTGGGCTACGGCACGCCGGAAAAAGCGCTCGGGCAGCCGCTCCTGTGGCCAACCTGGGACAACCAGGATTCGCTGAGGGAGGGAAAGATCATTGGCGTGGTGCAGGATTTCCATGTGGCAAGCCTGTACGACAAGGTAGAGCCTACGGTGCTGCAGATTTACCCGGGCGCCAACGTGAAAGTAGCCGTGAAAATAGGATCCGGGAACCTCGCGGCTTCCATAGCGCATGTGAAGGAAGTCTGGGACAAATTCTCTCCTGATTACCCCATCGAGTACATTTTTATGGACGATAATTTCCAGAAGATGTACGAGGCGGAGGACAAGTTAAAGTCCCTGCTGACCATTTTTACAGGCATCGCTATTTTTGTAGCCTGTATGGGCCTGTTCGGGCTGGCCGCCTATGCCGCCGAGCGCCGGAAAAAGGAGATCGGCATCCGGAAAGTGATGGGAGCCGAAACGTCCTCTATCGTCGCACTGCTCTCCAGGGATTTCCTGAAACTGGTGGTGGTGGCGGCGCTGATTGCCTTTCCGCTGGCCTGGTATGCCATGCGCCAGTGGCTGCAGGATTTTGCGTACCGCATCGATATTCCGGTATGGGTGTTTATTGTAGCGGGTATGGTGGCAGCGCTCCTGGCTTTTCTCACCATCAGCTACCAGGCCATCAGAGCGGCTACCGCCAACCCTGTCATGAACCTGCGAATGGAGTAA
- a CDS encoding sensor histidine kinase, which translates to MTFRNFEAKLILRVALLCLTLSAPALVILKGWPEVLVFLLPLLIYQVYELIRFLRKAQDDLNQFVESVHYRDFSRYFHERHDSVQLDMLRKGYNEINTTFKSINREKETQHQQLQKILEMVDTGIMTYNPDSGEVLLMNEAIKKMLHVPFMKTIHYLEKRDSELYKEVLELRPGQRRLATAHTSQLDKSSIKVLLSASMWQSNGNRYKLVAFQNVNEALEETESQAWQKLLNVMTHEIMNSIAPISSLADTLKNRLKEAVVTGASSEDFEDLEVGVGTIKRRSEGLLKFAQTYRNLSKITSLQLTRVYIKDLFANLHRLMQPMLAQKHIRLHIALPDQDIALQADPNLLDQVLINLLLNAIEAVKDTPDAEISLVSYTDKDGRVVLKVADNGTGMTKEVLEKIFIPFFSTRKHGSGIGLSLCKQIVMLHRGTIQVQSGEGVGTVFILRFG; encoded by the coding sequence ATGACATTTAGGAACTTTGAGGCAAAACTGATCCTGCGGGTCGCGCTGTTGTGCCTCACCCTGAGCGCCCCGGCCCTGGTCATCCTGAAAGGCTGGCCGGAGGTGCTCGTCTTCCTCCTGCCCCTCCTCATCTACCAGGTCTACGAACTTATCCGGTTCCTGAGGAAGGCGCAGGATGACCTGAACCAGTTTGTGGAGTCTGTCCATTACCGCGACTTCTCCCGCTACTTCCATGAGAGGCACGACTCCGTTCAATTGGACATGCTCCGGAAGGGATACAACGAAATCAACACTACCTTTAAAAGTATTAACAGGGAAAAGGAAACGCAGCACCAGCAACTTCAGAAGATACTGGAGATGGTGGACACAGGCATCATGACGTATAATCCGGACAGCGGCGAGGTGCTGTTGATGAACGAAGCCATCAAGAAAATGCTGCACGTGCCTTTCATGAAAACAATCCATTACCTGGAGAAGCGGGACAGCGAATTATATAAAGAAGTGCTTGAGCTGCGGCCGGGCCAGCGCAGGTTAGCCACCGCCCACACAAGCCAGCTGGACAAGAGCAGCATCAAGGTCCTGCTGTCGGCCAGCATGTGGCAGAGCAACGGCAACCGGTACAAACTGGTGGCGTTCCAGAACGTGAACGAGGCGCTGGAGGAAACAGAATCACAGGCTTGGCAGAAGCTGCTGAACGTGATGACGCACGAGATCATGAACTCTATCGCGCCCATCTCCTCGCTGGCCGACACGCTGAAGAACCGCCTGAAAGAAGCCGTGGTGACAGGGGCCTCCTCAGAGGATTTTGAGGATCTGGAAGTGGGTGTCGGCACCATCAAGCGCCGGAGCGAAGGCCTGCTGAAGTTCGCGCAGACCTACCGCAACCTCAGCAAAATCACCTCTCTGCAACTCACCCGGGTATATATAAAAGACCTCTTTGCCAACCTGCACCGGCTCATGCAGCCCATGCTGGCGCAAAAGCACATCAGGCTCCATATAGCCCTTCCTGACCAGGACATCGCCCTGCAGGCCGATCCCAACCTGTTGGACCAGGTGCTGATAAACCTGCTGCTGAATGCCATCGAGGCCGTGAAAGACACCCCTGATGCGGAAATCTCTCTGGTGTCCTACACTGATAAGGACGGCAGGGTTGTGCTGAAGGTGGCTGACAACGGCACAGGCATGACTAAAGAGGTGCTGGAAAAAATCTTCATCCCGTTTTTCAGCACCAGGAAGCATGGCAGCGGCATTGGCCTGAGCCTGTGCAAGCAGATCGTGATGCTCCACCGCGGCACGATTCAGGTGCAGTCCGGTGAAGGCGTGGGAACCGTTTTCATACTGCGGTTTGGCTGA
- a CDS encoding AEC family transporter, whose amino-acid sequence MSSLLLLFGCLALGLLLQRVRDFPLNSPQVLNQFIIYISLPALALYFIPDIKLDSTVLLPVAVGWICFAASVLFFWGLGKMFGWSRKLIGCLILTAGLGNTSFIGFPVVEALYGPEGLKTAILIDQPGTFVVLSTLGIALAAYFSKGQPDAKAIIRKIFFFPPFLMFFLALLLNVLNLSFPDVLKEAFQRLGSTVTPLALVSVGMQLRFERRSRHWRFLALGLLFQLILAPLLIYLLYVRVLGVKGETAQISVIEAAMAPMISASIVASSYGLKPRLANMMVGFGIPLSFLTIAFWYWLVQGV is encoded by the coding sequence ATGAGTAGTCTCCTGTTGTTGTTCGGTTGCCTGGCGCTGGGCCTCCTGTTGCAGAGAGTGCGTGACTTCCCGCTCAACTCGCCGCAGGTGCTCAACCAGTTCATCATATATATATCGCTGCCGGCACTGGCCCTGTACTTCATCCCGGATATAAAGCTCGACAGCACTGTGCTGTTGCCGGTGGCGGTAGGGTGGATCTGCTTCGCCGCCTCGGTGCTTTTCTTCTGGGGCCTGGGCAAAATGTTCGGCTGGTCGCGCAAACTGATCGGCTGCCTCATCCTCACCGCCGGGCTGGGCAACACCTCCTTTATCGGGTTTCCGGTTGTAGAGGCGCTTTATGGCCCCGAGGGACTCAAAACAGCCATCCTCATCGATCAGCCGGGCACTTTCGTGGTGCTCTCCACGCTGGGTATTGCGCTGGCCGCATACTTCTCCAAAGGCCAACCCGATGCAAAGGCCATCATCCGGAAGATATTCTTCTTTCCGCCGTTCCTGATGTTTTTCCTGGCTTTGCTGCTCAACGTGCTGAACCTAAGCTTTCCGGATGTGCTGAAGGAGGCGTTTCAGCGGCTGGGCAGCACCGTTACGCCTCTGGCGCTGGTGTCGGTAGGCATGCAACTGCGGTTCGAGCGGCGCAGCAGGCACTGGCGTTTCCTGGCACTGGGGCTGCTCTTTCAACTGATATTGGCGCCGCTGCTGATTTACCTGCTCTACGTGCGGGTGCTGGGGGTGAAGGGGGAGACAGCGCAGATTTCGGTGATAGAGGCCGCCATGGCCCCCATGATCTCGGCCAGCATTGTAGCCTCTTCTTATGGCCTGAAGCCCCGCCTGGCTAATATGATGGTAGGCTTCGGCATTCCCCTCTCATTCCTGACCATCGCCTTCTGGTACTGGCTGGTGCAGGGAGTGTGA
- a CDS encoding sigma-54-dependent transcriptional regulator encodes MQLKKASVLVVDDDTDVLTAVRLLLRPQVKEIITEKNPENIPSLLAHHAFDVILLDMNFASSINTGNEGLFWLKKIKALKSGAAVIMITAYGDIDLAIRSLKEGAYDFIVKPWHNDKLLTTIREAISKKGNGSGPSSPAAPAPAIGSELMGESEVMQDIIFKIRKVAPTDANILILGENGTGKELIAKAIHQHSLRADKPFVKVDVGALTESLFESELFGHKKGAFTDAREDRAGRFEAAHTGTIFLDEIGNISLHQQSKLLSVLQNRQVVRVGANAPVDIDVRLLCATNVPLVEMANEARFRKDLIYRINTVEITVPPLRNRGDDIVLLARHFGAVYSKKYMRPVPDFSKAALEKLKHYHYPGNVRELQYAVERAVIMADSDVLEATDIIFSPIEAAPAAHSQQQESNLEELEKATILRVLEKHSGNLSRASKELGITRTALYRRLGKYDI; translated from the coding sequence ATGCAACTAAAGAAGGCTTCCGTACTTGTTGTGGATGATGATACCGATGTGCTTACGGCGGTGCGGCTGCTGCTGCGGCCGCAGGTAAAGGAGATCATCACCGAAAAGAACCCGGAGAACATCCCGTCGCTGCTGGCGCACCACGCGTTCGACGTGATATTGCTGGACATGAACTTTGCCAGCTCCATCAACACGGGCAACGAAGGGCTCTTCTGGCTTAAAAAGATAAAGGCGCTCAAGTCCGGCGCCGCCGTCATCATGATCACCGCCTACGGCGACATTGACCTGGCCATCCGCTCCCTGAAAGAGGGGGCTTACGATTTCATCGTCAAACCCTGGCACAACGACAAACTCCTCACCACCATCCGGGAAGCCATCAGTAAAAAGGGCAATGGCTCCGGGCCATCCTCCCCCGCTGCGCCTGCACCCGCCATCGGTTCAGAGTTGATGGGCGAGTCGGAGGTGATGCAGGACATTATTTTCAAGATAAGGAAAGTGGCTCCCACCGATGCCAACATCCTGATATTGGGCGAGAACGGAACGGGCAAGGAGCTCATCGCCAAAGCAATCCATCAGCACTCGTTGCGCGCCGACAAACCCTTTGTGAAAGTGGATGTGGGTGCCCTGACGGAATCTCTTTTTGAGAGCGAGCTGTTCGGGCACAAGAAAGGCGCTTTTACGGATGCCCGCGAAGACCGTGCCGGCCGTTTTGAGGCGGCGCACACAGGCACCATCTTTCTGGACGAGATCGGCAACATCTCGCTGCACCAGCAGTCGAAGCTGCTCAGCGTGCTGCAGAACCGGCAGGTGGTGCGGGTGGGTGCCAACGCACCCGTGGATATAGATGTGCGCCTGCTGTGCGCCACCAACGTGCCGCTGGTGGAAATGGCCAACGAAGCCCGCTTCCGCAAAGACCTTATCTACAGAATCAACACCGTGGAGATTACCGTTCCGCCGCTTCGCAACCGTGGCGACGACATTGTGTTGCTGGCGCGGCATTTCGGCGCTGTCTATTCTAAAAAATACATGAGGCCGGTTCCTGATTTTTCGAAGGCGGCGCTGGAGAAGCTGAAGCACTACCATTACCCCGGCAACGTGCGCGAGCTGCAGTACGCCGTGGAGCGGGCCGTCATCATGGCTGACAGCGATGTGCTGGAGGCAACGGATATCATCTTCTCTCCCATAGAGGCCGCCCCTGCCGCCCATTCGCAGCAGCAGGAGTCGAACCTGGAGGAGTTGGAGAAAGCCACCATCCTGCGCGTGCTGGAGAAGCACAGCGGCAACCTGTCGAGGGCGTCAAAGGAACTGGGCATCACGCGCACGGCATTGTACAGACGACTGGGCAAGTATGACATTTAG
- a CDS encoding retropepsin-like aspartic protease, with product MSLDELLTRHQEYERIQLKRMPSGHLQMQVSLNGVPGNFILDTGAGATILEEKRKSAFRLESRLSDKKFTGTGGSATGMQLSTGNRMKIGPLEIDDSSIYLVSLSHVNEAFQSMKLEEVDGIIGADILSAHRGVIDYSNLVLYLRK from the coding sequence ATGAGTCTGGATGAGTTACTGACGCGGCACCAGGAGTACGAGCGCATACAGTTGAAGAGAATGCCGTCGGGCCACCTCCAGATGCAGGTTTCCCTGAACGGGGTGCCCGGAAATTTTATACTGGACACAGGCGCCGGCGCTACCATACTGGAGGAGAAGCGAAAGAGTGCATTCCGTTTGGAGTCGCGCTTATCTGACAAAAAGTTTACGGGCACGGGGGGAAGCGCCACCGGCATGCAACTGTCTACCGGCAACAGGATGAAGATAGGGCCGCTGGAGATTGATGACTCGAGCATCTACCTGGTGAGCCTTAGCCATGTAAACGAGGCATTCCAGAGCATGAAGCTGGAGGAGGTAGACGGCATTATAGGCGCTGACATCCTTTCTGCGCATCGTGGGGTTATCGATTACTCAAACCTGGTGCTGTACCTCCGGAAGTAG
- a CDS encoding 2'-5' RNA ligase family protein codes for MNLEKHYDELWENALQKFQASAFEPDPFLNSAEDDRFGLTLLFRPDAAVKESIGAFLQELRQVEPAQYYYPASDLHVTVMSVISCHAGFRLADIDKAAYKNVLQECLAEVKTFRVNFRGITASPSCVMVQGFPASGQLNDLRDKLRESFRKTSLQQTMDSRYILRTAHITAVRFKEPLQNPAVFLEKLQDFRNRSFGGTVVGKVELVYNDWYQRQALVQRVDAFRLNQP; via the coding sequence ATGAATCTGGAAAAGCACTACGATGAGTTGTGGGAAAACGCGCTGCAAAAGTTTCAGGCAAGTGCTTTTGAACCGGACCCGTTCCTGAATTCTGCAGAAGACGACCGGTTCGGCCTTACGCTGCTTTTCCGCCCGGATGCGGCCGTAAAAGAATCCATCGGGGCCTTTCTGCAGGAGCTCCGGCAAGTGGAACCGGCGCAGTATTATTATCCCGCCTCAGACCTGCACGTCACGGTGATGTCGGTGATTTCCTGCCACGCAGGGTTTAGGTTGGCGGATATAGATAAAGCGGCCTATAAAAACGTGCTGCAGGAGTGCCTGGCAGAGGTAAAAACTTTCCGCGTCAATTTCAGGGGCATCACGGCCTCCCCCTCCTGCGTGATGGTGCAGGGCTTCCCGGCCTCGGGGCAGCTGAACGACCTGCGCGACAAGCTCCGGGAAAGCTTCCGTAAAACTTCCCTGCAGCAGACGATGGACAGCCGCTATATCCTCCGGACAGCCCATATCACCGCCGTCCGGTTTAAGGAGCCGCTCCAAAACCCCGCTGTCTTTTTGGAGAAGCTGCAGGACTTCAGAAACCGTTCCTTTGGCGGCACCGTGGTGGGGAAGGTTGAACTGGTGTACAACGACTGGTATCAGCGGCAGGCGCTGGTGCAGCGGGTAGATGCATTCCGGTTAAATCAGCCATAA
- a CDS encoding Gfo/Idh/MocA family protein, which yields MPISAINRRDFLKGATAALALTALGAHGMSLDPQAKPLRVGLIGAGWYGKSDLFRLMQVAPVEVVALCDVDENMLRGAADIVNQRQKQRKKPRLYSDYRKMLNDNKFDIVLIGTPDHWHALPMIAAVKAGAHVYVQKPISVDVLEGEAMLAAARKYNRVVQVGTQRRSTPHLIEAKKNIVDAGLLGKVAHVEMYCYYHMRSTANPPEQPVPAFLNYDMWTGPAPMRPYDGLPHRRWRNFMQYSNGIVGDMCIHMFDAARWMLGLGWPKSVSSTGGIYVQKEGSANTSDTQTALFEYDGLNCVWQHRTWGTPANPDYPWGLTIYGEKGTLHASPMQYDFIPVGDGEKIHRDAVFEKEKYPEDLAEKDIELHAAPATRLHMKDFLAAIEKGSRPVADIEEGHISTASCILANLSMVLGGRPLVYDPAKREIVGDPEANALLARPYRQPWVHPDVAKV from the coding sequence ATGCCTATATCCGCTATCAATCGCCGCGATTTTCTGAAAGGAGCAACGGCCGCCCTGGCCCTCACAGCGCTTGGCGCGCATGGAATGAGCCTGGACCCGCAGGCAAAGCCGCTGCGCGTCGGCCTTATCGGGGCGGGCTGGTACGGGAAAAGCGACCTGTTCCGTCTGATGCAGGTGGCCCCGGTGGAGGTGGTGGCCCTGTGCGATGTGGATGAAAACATGCTCCGGGGTGCAGCCGATATCGTGAACCAGCGCCAGAAGCAGCGAAAGAAGCCCCGGCTCTACAGCGATTACCGCAAAATGCTCAACGACAATAAGTTCGACATCGTGCTGATCGGCACCCCCGACCACTGGCACGCCCTCCCGATGATTGCGGCCGTCAAAGCCGGCGCCCACGTGTATGTGCAGAAGCCGATCAGCGTGGATGTGCTGGAAGGCGAAGCCATGCTGGCGGCGGCCCGAAAATATAACCGCGTGGTGCAGGTGGGCACCCAGCGCCGCAGCACGCCGCACCTCATCGAGGCAAAGAAAAACATCGTGGATGCCGGGCTCCTCGGCAAGGTGGCGCACGTGGAGATGTACTGCTACTACCACATGCGCAGCACCGCCAACCCGCCCGAGCAGCCCGTTCCGGCTTTCCTGAACTACGACATGTGGACGGGCCCCGCTCCCATGCGCCCTTACGACGGGCTGCCGCACCGCCGCTGGCGCAATTTCATGCAATACAGCAACGGGATTGTGGGCGACATGTGCATCCATATGTTCGATGCGGCGCGCTGGATGCTGGGCCTCGGCTGGCCCAAAAGCGTCAGTTCTACGGGCGGTATCTATGTGCAGAAAGAAGGCAGCGCCAACACCTCCGACACCCAGACGGCCCTTTTTGAGTACGACGGGCTCAACTGCGTGTGGCAGCACCGCACCTGGGGCACCCCCGCCAACCCCGATTATCCATGGGGCCTGACCATATATGGCGAGAAGGGCACCCTGCACGCCAGCCCGATGCAGTATGATTTTATACCAGTGGGCGATGGGGAGAAGATACACCGGGATGCCGTGTTTGAAAAAGAAAAATACCCCGAGGATCTGGCTGAGAAGGACATTGAACTGCACGCGGCCCCGGCCACGCGGCTGCACATGAAAGATTTTCTGGCCGCCATTGAGAAAGGCAGTCGCCCGGTGGCTGACATTGAGGAAGGTCATATCTCGACGGCCAGTTGCATTCTTGCTAACCTGTCCATGGTGCTGGGCGGCCGCCCACTGGTATATGACCCTGCCAAACGCGAAATCGTGGGCGACCCGGAAGCCAACGCCCTGCTGGCCCGCCCTTACCGGCAGCCCTGGGTACACCCCGACGTCGCTAAGGTATAG
- a CDS encoding DUF294 nucleotidyltransferase-like domain-containing protein has protein sequence MDKLEFLKTARPFNVLSEEVLLGVSELLQEVRYTKDTPIYHQEVTKMRGVDIIAEGEYEAFFYDSEQNKRVIELHHAGYCYGGVSVLLNRKKSLRSVIAKKGTVVYFLHRKDFRALCQTNEEFFQFFTAEFGKRMLDDEYAHFVKRPTNIEQNYIASDQLYSRRIESLEYRAIVSSAHDTPIYEAARWMSAQKVSCLFVKDAQNNIIGYITDITLRDNVVARQVEVKAPISSVMDNPIVSISTQAYVYEAILLMFRTQTRYLLLEEEGRYVGFISRNKLLSEQAQSPFMFIQSVKLARSVEELRRRWQKVPEIVYQLLSRGVKPEIVNQVITTVSDTIALKVIEGVIEEMGTPPAKFAFIVLGSEGRKEQTLKTDQDNAIIYEDKANEQRELVREYFLKFADQVSERLDRIGFSFCTGGYMAKNPKWTHSLSHWKRNYVAWIKEPDPDKVMKFAAFFDCRFIYGEPAIIDELREFLDEELQKPLGRFLYHMANNAMQYVPPLTYFNNIKTYTVGTQEVFNIKKAMTPIVDLVRVHALQNRIFKTNTGERLEALMAQGVFTETEYQELMQSYYYLMSMRLKKQAVQIINDKAQPENLIDIRSLTKIEQVTLKEIFKTIANFQTNIKVKFTNALFG, from the coding sequence ATGGATAAGCTTGAATTTCTGAAAACGGCGAGGCCTTTCAATGTGCTCTCGGAGGAGGTGCTGCTTGGTGTGTCGGAGCTGCTGCAGGAGGTGCGCTACACCAAAGACACGCCCATTTACCACCAGGAGGTGACAAAGATGCGGGGCGTGGACATTATTGCGGAGGGGGAGTACGAGGCCTTTTTCTACGACAGCGAGCAGAACAAGCGCGTGATAGAGCTGCACCACGCGGGCTACTGCTACGGCGGCGTGTCGGTGCTGCTGAACCGGAAAAAGTCGCTGCGCTCGGTGATCGCAAAGAAAGGCACGGTGGTGTACTTCCTGCACCGGAAGGATTTCAGGGCGCTGTGCCAGACAAACGAGGAGTTTTTCCAGTTCTTCACCGCAGAGTTCGGCAAGCGGATGCTGGATGACGAGTACGCCCACTTCGTGAAGCGGCCCACGAATATCGAGCAGAATTATATTGCCTCCGACCAACTGTATTCCCGCAGAATCGAGAGCCTGGAGTACCGGGCCATCGTCAGCTCCGCCCACGACACGCCCATATATGAGGCGGCCAGGTGGATGAGCGCGCAAAAAGTAAGCTGCCTGTTTGTGAAAGATGCCCAGAATAACATCATCGGCTACATCACCGACATCACCCTCCGCGACAATGTGGTGGCCCGCCAGGTAGAAGTGAAGGCGCCCATCAGCAGCGTGATGGACAATCCGATTGTGTCCATCAGCACGCAGGCTTATGTGTATGAGGCCATCCTGCTGATGTTCCGGACGCAGACGCGCTATCTGCTGCTGGAGGAGGAGGGGCGGTATGTCGGCTTCATCAGCCGCAACAAGCTGTTAAGCGAGCAGGCGCAGTCGCCGTTTATGTTCATCCAGTCGGTGAAGCTGGCCCGTTCGGTGGAGGAATTGCGGCGGCGCTGGCAGAAGGTGCCGGAGATTGTGTACCAGCTGCTGAGCCGCGGCGTAAAGCCGGAGATTGTGAACCAGGTGATCACCACCGTGTCGGACACCATCGCCCTGAAAGTGATTGAGGGCGTGATTGAAGAGATGGGCACGCCGCCTGCCAAGTTCGCCTTCATTGTGCTGGGCAGCGAAGGCCGCAAAGAGCAGACGCTCAAAACCGACCAGGACAACGCCATCATCTACGAGGACAAGGCCAACGAGCAGCGCGAGCTGGTGCGGGAGTATTTCCTGAAGTTCGCCGACCAGGTGTCCGAGCGGCTTGACAGGATCGGGTTCAGCTTCTGCACCGGCGGCTATATGGCCAAGAACCCCAAATGGACGCACTCGCTCTCGCACTGGAAGCGCAACTACGTGGCCTGGATAAAGGAGCCCGACCCGGACAAGGTGATGAAGTTCGCGGCCTTCTTCGACTGTCGGTTTATATATGGCGAGCCCGCCATTATAGACGAGCTGCGGGAGTTTCTGGACGAGGAACTGCAGAAGCCGCTGGGCCGCTTCCTGTACCATATGGCCAACAACGCCATGCAGTACGTCCCGCCGCTGACCTACTTCAACAACATCAAAACCTATACGGTAGGCACACAGGAGGTATTTAACATAAAAAAAGCAATGACACCCATTGTGGACCTGGTGCGGGTGCATGCTTTGCAGAACCGCATCTTCAAAACCAACACGGGCGAGCGGCTGGAGGCCCTGATGGCGCAGGGGGTGTTCACGGAGACAGAGTACCAGGAACTGATGCAGTCGTATTACTACCTCATGAGCATGCGCCTCAAGAAGCAGGCGGTGCAGATCATCAACGACAAAGCGCAGCCCGAAAACCTGATCGACATCCGGAGCCTGACAAAAATCGAGCAGGTTACTTTGAAGGAGATCTTCAAGACCATCGCCAACTTCCAGACCAACATCAAAGTGAAATTCACGAACGCCCTGTTCGGGTAG